TCGAGTATGGTTCTGTAACCGGCGCCAGAAGGGCAAAAAATCAAATATGGAGTATTCCCAACGAGAAGAGTATGAGGCTACAGGGACGCCTTTCCCAGGGGGGGCTGTATCATTTCCTCTGCCCCCGGGTCCCCACTTTGGCACCCCAGGCTATGGAAGCCCCCACTTCACCACACTCTACTCGGTCCCTTTTCCTGAGGGTGAGGCCTTTCCCTCTGTACCTGTCGCTGCTCTGGGCTCTCCCATGCATTCAAACTGAGGCACCAGTCCTCCCTGGGGACAATGTGCACCAAGGCAAGGGAGGTAGACAAGAGAACCTGGAGCTTTGGGGTTAAATTCTTTTACTGAGGAGGGATTAAAAGCacaacaggggtggggggtggggtgggggaagaagttCAGTGAAGCCCTTGATCAGGAGCCTggcctgtctgtcactcatcaGTTTTGTTCTTAATAAAGACTGGGACACACAGCAGATAGCTGAATTTTGTTTCCTTCAGTTCCTAGAGAGCCTGCGGTTGGAGAAAGCCAGTAATGGATTCTCAAACCCAGGTGATCTTCAAAACCGGTGCCATTGAAACCATTGGGTTCACAAAATGCCCAGGGATAGTTGGGGTTGGAGCCCAACCTATAGAGGAAGGCATTACATACTCGCCATCCTAGAGGCGGTAAGTCTCTGCTAGCTGATGGACATCACCTCATAGCCATTGTCTGCCAGCTGCCTTCTTTCCTCTTGggcttatactttttttttttttttttttaaagctttatttatttattatatgtaattactctgtagctgtcttcagacactccagaagagggcgtcagatcttgttacagatggttatgagccaccatgtggtcactgggatttgaactcaggacctttggaagagcagtcgggtgctcttacccactgagccatctcaccagcccgggcttatacttttaaaaagattttttttaagatgtattttatttatatgggtacactgtagctgttttctagacacaccagaagagggcatcagatcccattacagatggttgtgagctaccatgtggttgcagggaattgaactcaggacctctgcaagagcagtcattgttcttaatcactgtcatctctctagctccccaagtctttttttcttttccttcaagagttctgtgtagccctggctgtccaggtcGACCTcagatcagcctgcctttgcctccccggtgctgagattaaaggcctgcgtcAACCAGGCTAAATTGTTAGGCTTCTATTCTAGCTGATGACCACCtcttgggggtggtggtgctgggGGTAGGATCTGTACACGTGTCTACAATGCCAGGATAGGTCGAaggcattagatctcctggaactggatttatagaAAGTTGGGAGCagccatgtaggttctgggaaccaaacctgggtcctcagcaaaaATAAccattgggtttttttgtttgtttaagacattTCTCTGTAGTCCCTGCTATCCTGgagctctgtaggccaggctgtccatGAATTCAGATCCAgtctatctctgccttccaagaccTGAGATTAAGGTCATGTACCACCACAGGCCAACTAGCCgtagctcttaactgctgaaacatCTCTTCCACTCAAAGCCacgtctttattttttaaaatgttatttattttatatatatatatgagtacactgtagctgtcttcagacacaccagaagagggcaatggatcccattacagatggttgtgagccaccatgtaattgctgggaattggactctcagacctctggcagagcagtcggtgctcttaaccactgagccatctctccagtccccaaagccAAGTCTTGAAGCATTTTTGCTGCTGAACGTCAGCCCTACCAGATCTCTGCCCCTCCCAGATAGTGTCTCATGAAGATAAAGCTGGCCTGGACTCAGCAAgtgcatatttatgtgtgaaGATTGTCACAATGTGAGGAAaaaaagttggttctctccatggTGTGGGTCAAGtctaggtcatcaggcttgtcagcaaatgcctttacagaGTCCTCTAATGCCCAGCCCCATGCTTGGTTTCCACAAGCCCTGTGCTGTGGAGAATTCCATCTCCAGACCTCACCAAATCTAGTCTTCCCATCCTTTGAAAAGCAGACTTAGACTCAACACAAGTAGGTGAAGCAGTTTATTCTTTATTTGGGAATAAAGGCTAAGTAAGCTCTGAAAAGCTAGTCCCAGAGACTCAGCTGGTGTTGGTACTAGCTAGTCGTGGCACGAAGGAGGAAGCCTTGGGGCCGTGCTCTGGGTTCTTCAGGTTGCTTTAGCTGATGCCATTCAAGAACATAAGTAGGGTTAGGGTATtttggcagagcacttgcctggtatGCTGCCTTCAGCAAAATAAAAAGACGTTTAGCATCCCTCTTCTACCTTCTAGGGATGGTTTCTGGGACTGGTGCTCTAACCGCAGGTATCCTGGTATCCATGGAGACAAGGCTTTATTCCTTGTGACTGGGCTTGTAGCTCACTGGTAACTTGGAGGCTGCAACATCTTTGGCAGGAAACCATCTTTTCTGTCACTTCAGTTGTAAGCACTCTCCAGCCTTGAGTCAGTCTATAGCAATGAGCCTTTCCCTGTGGTCATTCCCTTTGGAGAAAGACATTTCTCAAAGTCCATAGTAACTTttgaatgagtgttttgcatgcacacatgtgtgagcatgcgcgcacgcgcgcgcacacacacacatacacaccttcaGCCCTTGGGACCCATTCTTTTTACTGTTTGAGTGCtgtctgcatgtgcacctgcaggccagaagatggcatcagatcccttttaGAGATGGTCacaagccaccatgtgtttgctaggaattgaactcaggacctctggacgagCAGCCAGTGTGcccttaactgctcagccatcttgccagcccaagatCCATTCTTACACTGTGCCTGACCCTGAGCTGAAGGAGCCACATCTGTGTCCTGACTGCAACGTCAAGATGTCAACATGTCATCCTGGAATGCTAACAGCCAGTGCAGGCCATAGGGTACCAGATGTCACAGCCATCACACCAAACCCAGGCTCTTCTCTCCTAGCAACAGAGGCTGGGCAGGGCTCCCTACCTCTAAGGGAGCGAGTGTTCCTGAGAAACCCTTTGAGGAACTTGCCTCTGGGTAACTGGTAGCCAGAACAGGAGGCTAAAGGACTGGGATGTAGGAACTTGGAGGTTAGGGATGTTGAGTAGAGCACAAAAGATACTTGGCTTTGGATGTGAGCTGTTGACATCTTCAATCCATCACAGCTTCCATTCTGAATGTTCTAGCCTGACTACACGAaggatttgaggctagcctggactacacagtgagtgagaccttgaattaaaaaaaagagttgggtGTCTCTTCCAGCAAGGATCTGGCTTTGAACCCCAGTACCTACATAGCGGCTAGCAACCAtccctccagttccagagaacccagtgccctcttctggctcctgccaGTATTGCATCCAAGTTGTACTCAATCATGCAGGCAAACAAAGCGGTCTTGAGTTGACCAGCTCTCTCAAGTTTTGAGATAAGTGTCAGTGTTGTTTTTTATGTATACTGCTGGGTCTCCAAACCTGGGCAAGTCAGGTGCATGCTACACAATGCTCTTCTAGTGAGACAACTCTTTGTTCCCTGTCTCCCAGATTGCTTTGTATAGTCTAGTCCTAACCATTGCTCCCACATAGTGGCTTATCATGCATTTATGGGGGAAAGCTAACCTGGGTGTCTGCTGTGTCTGTgcacccctcctccttccctgcctttaAGACCTCACAGTCTGAGGCTGTTCAAGGGTCTAGGATTCAAGGTGCTGACAGGTGACCCCACTTACCCACTGGCTATCAGAGCTGCTTTCTCCACCCGGAGCCTCTTTCTGGGCTCCGTCAGGACTGACAGGGCGCCTGGGGAAACCTCACCCTCGTCGTCTAGTTCTGCCAACACTCTATGAGCTGATTTCCTCCGGTTTCTTGTGGGTGGGGCAGGCGAAGCTCCCGATTCCCCATGCTGAGAGGGAACAGCCAGGCCCTGTGGCCTGCCACCGCCACGGGAGAAGGtgagaggctggggctggagtttGCTGAGACTGCCGATGGAATTGAGGATCAGTGTGGCCTTGGGGGCAGAGGAGAGGGTGCTGAGTGGCCTCTGAGGTGCCCCTTGGGGGGGCAGCATAGGCTGGAAACCACCCCCAGCTTCTCCCTTAGACCGAGGGACGGTTATGGCTGCAAAGTCCTGAGGTTTGACCCGGACTTGTTGGAACATGAAGTAGAACTCCGAGGAGGAGCTGGTTCCTGCTTGACCTTGGGGGCCAAAAGTCAGAAGGTCACCGTCACTCAACTCCAGTCTGTGGCCTCTTGGGAGTCGGACATTATTGACCAAAGTCCCTGTTGATGGTGAGACAGACACAAGACAAATGACAAAAACAGGAACGGATTTGTAGTCAGAATTAACATGATCTGGCTGGCTATCCAATTTTCAGGGGAACACAGGGTTAAGCATTAAACTCAAAACCTCACATGCAAGCTTTGTTGGCTAGGAACAAGCTTATTTTTCTCAACAACCACAGTGGGAGGCTTCTCTTCTGTGCTTAGCTCTTGTTTAAACACATCTACCAATAAACggcttatttctttttcttaaggcAGAGTCCCAgaactcacgatcctcctgcctcagctctgaagtgctgagattgCCTCTTGCTGTCATTCTTAGCCTCTTTGTGTCTCATTTCTCTTGGCTGCAAACAGCATCCATTTACATCTAACACAGAATAGGCCCCAGACCGTAAACAATAAGCCCTGTCTGCTGGGGACTAATGCCCACGACACCTCAGGTCAGGCTTCTCCAAACCTTGTGCTTGACCCAGGAAGCTAAACTGAAGATGGAATACTGAGGTAAACCCCAGGCTTAGTGGTCTGCCTTGGGTTGGGACAGAATGCCTAAGGTGGCTAGAACACTCATAACGGCCTTAAGAGGAACAAGGTGCTTCAGCAAACATGGAAACAGTCAAAATCTGAGCTTAATACTAGAATGTAGAATTTGATGACAGCGGGCTCATCCCTCTTAGGTCCGGTGTAAGCTGAAGCAGACAAGCAGGTTTAGTCCTGTGTAGAGCTGACAGAAGCACGGGCAGACAAGACAGGACCGCGACTGTTGGCCAGAGACTAGCAGGACTCGGGGGGCAGGCAGCAGGGTCCCAgagccccaccccctaccccgtTACTCATGCCTGTCTGGGGGCTCTCTGCTCATTGCTTACCTTGGCTGCTGTGATCCTCCAGGCTGACCCTCCAGTCGTCCCCTTGGAGTTCAGCATGCAGTTCTGCATGGACCCCGGAGATGAGGCCGGGCTCCTGCTGGGGCCGCAGAGCCACATCACACAGGTCGGCCCTGCAGCCCAATCGATAGCTGCAGCCGGACTTGGATGGGGGGTGGAAGGTGTAGAGGTCACCGCCCCTGCCGCCCCCTATACGCAGCAGCTGGAAACAGGGCAGCATGGGAGGTGCCCCCTCTGCACCACTTCGCCCACCTCAGCAGTCCATTTCCCTCTCCTACTCCTGGGTCATGCACCGTGGGCTTCAATTCAGTTCTCTCTGATGTCAACAGCTAAGTATTGTGCCTAATGCCAACTTAAGCAGTGCAATTTTCCGAGCGCCAGAGGCCTGGATATGCACCACGACAGAGGCTGTCAAGATGAGGTTTACAAAAGCAATTCCAGCAAAGTCCTGATGCGATGCAAAACCAGGAAGACGGTCTTGTGGCACCTCAGTGAAGCCGGATCCTCAGGCCGCTCGACATCCGGGAGCCTCCGACAATCTGTGCAAGGCAAAGCTAGTTTAAACCGCAGCTGGGAACAGGCAGAGGGAGTGAAGGGGTCCTGGTACACAAACGTGCGTGCGACACGAGTCTTCTCCCTAAGTGTAACCTGGAGTCAGGGAGTGTATGATCAAACTTCCTAATCCAAGTAGAGCAccccttcttccatccttccccccCGCTCTTCGGATCAGTTCCCCTAAGAGGAGTGAATCCGCTGTCACCCACAAAGGGCGGTGCAGACCGGTCCCTAAGTCTGTAACAAAGTGGATCtcaccctttcctttttttcGCTCGCGGGGTAAACTGAGGAAGGGACTCCGCACCCTGCGCGCCCCGCGCTCCCGCCGAGGTTTGACAGGCAAGGAAGCCGCCCCGAGGGCGGGGCttgggcgcgcgcgcgcgcgccgcGCAGACTCCTCCTTCGGAATTCCCGGGTCCGACTTCGCGCCCGCGAACCCGCCCCCGCCGGCTGCTTCTGATTGGGTATCTGAGTTGCACCCCTTTGCTCTATTGGCCGATGAGCGGGGAGGGGGTGCCCATCTCCCGCCCTTTGCCACTTCTGATTGGCCGGCACGTTTTCCCGGGTTCCCGAGGAGAGGCGGGGCCGTCAGGGCGCGGAGAAAGTTTGGGGCGTCAGGGTGCCTGCGTGcacctttcttcttcctatttcCGGTAGGGAGAAATGGAGCTGTGAGCAGCCCGCCAACCCGCCGCCTCGCGCATGCGTGATCTGGGTGTGGCGTCTAGACTGGGTGCTAGGTATAAGGGGCGTGGCAAGAGGGCGGATCTCGCGCTGGGTAAGGGACGTTCGGGGAGAGTCAGTTGGGGGCGGGAAGAGTCTGAGAAGGGGTGCAAGGGGGGCGGAGGGGGTCTACAGGGCAAGAGGGGTGCAGGAGCCGAGTCAAAGGACAGATGAGGAGGTCAAGACAGCCTCAGAGTTCAGGGTTCTGACGGGGATGAGCCAGGGGTTTGTGcgggagaggagggggggagacaGGACAGGGAGTGACCAAGATAATTCCACCGAAAGAGACGCAGACTAGGACTAGGAAGAGAAGCGGGTAGGAATCTCGGGGGTtgagtgaaaaaacaaaacaaaacttgaattCTGATGGAAGTGGGGGAAAGAAGATGCTGTAGGACTCCGAAGAGAGGTGCATCGGGAATGGAAGCCGAGGGGATAGAGAGCAACTGAGGCCGGCTACAGAGAGGCCCAGATGAGTTGCCAGGAAGCTGGCTTCCCAGCAACGGGCTCCAGGTTGCTCCCATTCCTCAGGGATCCTAGGGAAGCCGCTTAACCCCACATGTGGCCTCATTCTTCCGGGGCCAGGCCTTGGGCTAACTCTTTAATAGGAAATGACTCAGAAAGCATGGCTCGATGGTGCCTAGATGGGCTTCCCAACGGCTCTACCATTCCATGGCGAGGACTGTGGAGAGTGGGCTCCTTATACTGTGTACAGAGAGTCCTGAGCTGCAGGGACCGTAGACTCTTAAGGAGGAAGGTAAAGGCACCACCCAGAATCCTGTAAGTAGAAGGCAGCCTCATCTCAGTAATTTTACCTTAGGGTTGTTGCCTGGTTCATTCTGTCAGGAGCGTGGTTGGGACACATAAGTGGTTTGGTTACCGGCTGCCTTCTTAGGGAAGTAGGAGAAGAGAAGCTCACAGCCCAATAGACCTGTCAGTAACTTAAGGATTATGACTTTGTTGTTATAGGGTTTTTCTCTTTGGAAGGTGACCTGAAAATTGAATTGGAGTATCCTTGTTTCTCCTATTGTCCAGGGGAACACAGGTGACTGGAGACAAGATCTTGAGGACGCATATAACCGGGAGATGTTGCCACCGTCAGGTCAGTGAGGCTAGTCAAGGAGACCAGGatcctcatccccctcccctccccctccgctccccctccccctcccctcccagaatCTGACGGTCTTTATTCTTGTGACCCCTCAGGTTTTGCTGGGCTGgttcctccctcccacttccaAGCTCGGCCCCTTCCAACTCTGCCAAGAATGGCCCCGACCTGGGCTTCTGATGTTCCCTTGGTCCAATCTCCGGCCAGCCAAGATGTCTTAGAGAGCCGACGACTAAATGCTCAGAGGTCGACAGTGACCACGTGGGGACAGGATTTCTGTGGCGACGGGCAGGGgctagggcagagaggcaggtaggGGTCTGCCAGTCACCTCTTCCTCAGACTGACTCATGGTCCTTCATACACGCGCATGCCTTCATTTCAGTCCCTGGTTCGGGGTAACTTGTGTGGTTTTTCTATAGGCCATTGTTGGCCCCTACGACAGATAGACCACATGCATTGGGGTTAATGAGAAGAGACGTTTGGATTTAAGTTCTCAACTAAATAAGGAATGTAAATGTCATAAGGGAGGGGATAAGTTGTGCAAAAGCTGTTTTAAAGCAAAATGACTTGCAGCTTGGACATACTGACCCAGTTCTCCAGAGGCATACTGGCCCCTTCTTTTGGAGTAGTTAAGCAGGCCTTTACAGGAATATGCAACTGGAGCTGGCTATGCtccgtgtatgtgtgttttgagactttgttttgttttgttttttgttttttgagacagggtttctctatgcagtcctggctgtcctggaactcactctgtagaccaggctggcctggaactcagaaatctgcctgcctctgcctcccacgtgctgggattaaaggcatgcgccaccactgcctgggaagactttacttttaaaataaaattaaaaaaagaattacttatttattatatattactacATATACaatgttctgcctacatgtatgctgCTGTACCAGAagacacaccagatctcattatatatggtcttgagccaccatgtggttgctgggatttgaactcaggacctctggaagagcagtcagtgctcttaatcactgagccatctctccagcccctaaagaaCTCTTAACCTCTGCTCCAACTCACCAGccctaagttttgttttttgtttttttgttttgttttttgtttttgtttttgttttcaagacagagtttctctgtatagccctgaccgTCAATTTCAATTTTGATCAACCTTCCTTCAGACAGTCTTGGTTTATGGTTGGAAACAACAGATACAGCGTAGAATCAGAATCGTGTCTTTACTATGGGTCGATGGAGTAAAGACACATGGGGGAACTAACCACCTCCAGTTCTGAGAGTGCGACCCAACACAGCACAGCTTTTGCCTTGTGAAAGAAGCCCAGTTTGGCTTAGCCAGTGGCTCACCcacaacagtcatctctcttaaaaaagaaaaaaaggaatccACTGGTAccactcactctgtaaaccaggctggcctggaactcagaaatccNcctgcctctgcctcccaagtgctgggattagaggcatgtgccaccatgcctggccagccctaagacttttatttttgagcTTGATATTTAtgagctttaatcccagcactagagagtcAAAAGTAGGCAGatagatccctgagttcaaggcccca
This portion of the Mus pahari chromosome 18, PAHARI_EIJ_v1.1, whole genome shotgun sequence genome encodes:
- the Tcf19 gene encoding transcription factor 19; translation: MLPCFQLLRIGGGRGGDLYTFHPPSKSGCSYRLGCRADLCDVALRPQQEPGLISGVHAELHAELQGDDWRVSLEDHSSQGTLVNNVRLPRGHRLELSDGDLLTFGPQGQAGTSSSSEFYFMFQQVRVKPQDFAAITVPRSKGEAGGGFQPMLPPQGAPQRPLSTLSSAPKATLILNSIGSLSKLQPQPLTFSRGGGRPQGLAVPSQHGESGASPAPPTRNRRKSAHRVLAELDDEGEVSPGALSVLTEPRKRLRVEKAALIASGE